The Aedes aegypti strain LVP_AGWG chromosome 1, AaegL5.0 Primary Assembly, whole genome shotgun sequence sequence agcccgttaggagctaaattccagaagctgatccgaagagaaaagagcagcgaatcgagcgtcggacttatgaaatcgctcaagatttcaagagagagcatcgtttccagatttcgccttgtgcccggtgatccactacccgttgctgttgtgcgccatccacggaccatggcaatcaactgatcaatcccgcaatGCTATTTacctgtgaccgcatcgaggctaagaaagccatcggcccttgtcagggccatcaaatttgtggaaaagagttgaaagtataatatttccgaccttattacatcttttattcctcaatcaatctcacagtttcgtacaaaatttaatttgtcatgaataattgatggcacgacaatttgagactattcatggacgctgctgctgtgccgtcggggtgagtgctcaacatttcacaacgattgtaaactagagtggcatttccaacagtgtctttgatttgccgagcatttcgattatgaaaatgatcacatgtaacaaaattgcgacatatttagaatggttttcaagagaaattctgattgaacaattttcatcattttggcacccattaatcagaaattcactttcataccaaagaaaactattgattatcaatagctaactagagaatatttagtaaatgtcaagcattccaactattcatgtttgatcaatttctcacgcattatcatttttcgcttttttcaagtaattctaaggccaaaacattattggcacatacccattttccagattggtcgactagaagagaagagcacgaatgggaggagcatcatctgctaatctaagggattaaagcatgcttccttcgccggattcggtttcattccatttttgctttcgagctggtaagagatcctccgaacctgcttagcgaggagcacctcgtagccagaagcctgctgagctgttgatcagcatctggtttatgagatttcggctcgtgataaactcatctgtggtgcagtcaagaatcaagcccgttaggcatcattactactattattagacaaatcgagctttcggcttgtggtatcgcacaagatttcaaacttaagctacgttttcagatttcgacttcagccgtttgatctaatacctgttgctgatgtgtgccatccacaccacgaaacattcacctggttcgtcttataagcagagaactttatttatcacattgccaagcgatgaataatatttctctcaaaccatagtatcaacaaagcgatgactgaagctttcattataatcctcgaataacttcctatagacacattgctgttaaatattctttaattagaattactttgattttgcttcagcatgctgaacaagcctcaatcactactgttctttccaatgctaccttatatttcataggaggttactgatataatttcaaaatgatcatacaacctgaagtgaaatttcacattttcatagataaatatgacgaattcatcggataaagataatgtatatttgggacatgattaaacgtacacttggctgcaaatcgttatatgcataaatatttacgaaagtttcgagcactgaaaatagtatgaagtcaaaacgagcaacaagaacgacatcaagttcagttaaattaaccatcggggtcctacgtcaccagttcgtacaaccccatagggatgtacccttatagttttatAGTTTATGTAATGTTTAAGCGATTATTAATGTCAAATTTATTAACAAATCGATTCTTTGGATTAAcaacacgggtagaaatcagaatccaaaaacaagattatgactcatgatatcatgattctagtgtgttttcatcttatgaaaatacaccatgatttggactcatgatatcgtgagtcagattgccgtaacgcaacacaggCGTTAGatttttgttgctgattgctcggaatcatgattcaaatgccaaaaatgctgagtcgcgcatccgtttatgatcgataaaataaaaaaaagttaaaaatatcatacattgagattcgagccaagaaccttcagattgtaagccacgtactctaccactcaaccacttTGTTATCTTGAATTAGGAGTGATCtatacgaatgagatgaagcagagtgcgccgcttagtgttttcacactggatgttacgcttatgaggaatcatgattatgactccaggaaccatgatttgtgatcctgatattatgacctaaccaatttatgaatttcatgatttgtaaatcatggtgtggggatcagatttttatccgtgaaGTGTTGATGCATCGCAGTAGGCTTTTAAATCGCTAAAATAATCTCCGTTGATTTTAATCTCTGGTAAACAATTTGTTAAGATTGGTGCCCGGTTGAAATACCATTAGACTTGATATCTTATATTCGTTTCTGTTCCATTTAACGCGATAAACAGCATAAGAAAAGTGCATTCGCGTCAGCAGCTAGTGAAATTCACCGGATTATAtgttaaaatattgtttaaaacagTTAAATGTCTGCGTCCGGAATACGAAGCATGATTCTCAGTTGCTTCAAAAGCCGGATTCCATATGGATAAATGTGCCTTTatatttaatcaaaaaataattgaaaatgagtGAAACAGTTCTTTGGTGGTATCGGAAGTGTTAGGAATCTCTCAGTTCCAAAATTTGTgagtgtgttttttttcttctggtGCATTAATTATCTAACAATGTTATCTAACAGTTTATTCCTAGATGCTGTATGTTGATGAACCAGAGGCAGCAATCGGAGAGAGTTGTTCAAATTTCCCGCAACGTTCACCTCATTTTTGAATGCTTATTaacaaactagtggtcccggcaaacttcgtcttgccatcaagtaggctgttgaaaaatgctatGAAGCGTCCCAagcaaaatgacagttccattCACActcattttttcaactttcctggTGAATATCTTGggacttttatacacacaaacacgtcgggaCACTTGACGAAAAaagcggagaaagaatcatctaGATCTGTTctcccgttcgtaagccatttcgtgacatacaaacataactccatttttatttatatagatgtaaCTAGAGCTTGTACGGATAGCTAGTGAAATAAGTTTCGATAAAGTGCAGAAAATAAGCAATTTCAtttcgatttgaatgaaatatttacaaaatttttgaatatactAGATAAACAgatgtgtccggaatttgaatcagttCTAAAAtactgtccggaatttgaagcaagAGTCACCAtggaaattttaatattttagtgaCTTTAAATATTGTAAGTGTTTGTTCATAATAGCAAATAATAATCTAAAAACGTTGTGAAAACGCAGTATAGCTTGAGTATGTATGAATTTGCCTAAAATATTATAGTTTGGAAAAACACTCCTTTTGAGGTGTCCGtatttcgaagcaaaacggtataCGTAATACAAGAGTTTGATGTTCGCTAGCGGAATTCCGCATCTCAATGTTAGCCCTTTATCTACTCAAAAATTTTGCGTTATGtcatagggtgatgtgctagtatccatcgtattaagcattgatcagtgagagctgaaattttcccagtattgcagtgaatgatgctgatacaaaccgatgccaaacaattctttctcaaaacggcttaagcattgtacaataacattttgataaatcttgatctgtttttggaaataatgcaaagaaaatgcatcttatcgtattctcaatccgtcgtatcgttttcaactccgtcgcaatcagtttccagattcgtcccacaacttacggctcactgtgatgtattgagtggttaaaacacaatatatcaacgctataatagaatgttttactagaatatatagatctacgggcatctccctccattccttcggcatgatggaatatactaatttcctttaaaattcattgttcgtcatcaaaatttagCCCAAATATATGAACACAAtaccttttgaccgtacaattatggcatttgctcacagtacagcgaaaacaacacaatcaaaggaaccgtatttttacgtcgagcgtcgcgcacacattgatgcgcacaagcttttttttctcagtacgacggattgaactttgtttacattctcaattatacgcggcggttgaggaaatttcgtaaagtttggtgattaattgaagttttacggcgtatgattggaatgaaatccttcagtgaagaaggttttccatagtgaaaataaatgcccggcgaagtaagtcacccacgggggcgggaagaaacttgtgttcgaaagtggtgtgactgatgtcaatcgctaagcatttctctcaaatcgtgttcgtccatgcgatttcggtgaaaaagtgaaaagtggataattgaactgaagttatttatcgaaatacagtagtttcattgcattttttggtgtacaggtggacgaatcataaaagctttcacaaaattacattcggAACATTTGGAATACCCGCCgaagtggaacattttaagtttgatacgacgaatattagctcttacgacgaagtagaacgcaACCCTAACCATCTAATTTGATGACTGGTTacgatattgatcatttattAAAACGGTTGTCAATCTGAATTTTGGTGGTTAAAAATAACCGTCGTAAAAAAACGATCGTAAAAAGAAATAGGAGTGTAATTTTAACTGTCATACACCTAATCTGGCCAGGGGGGGGGGCCTTATTTGGGACTCCCATAATGTTATTGGCCAGTTTAGGAATTAAAGCCATAACAAAACGgcttgattcatattacggacacttaagaccTCATCAAGAAGcatatataataaaatattatttatgaTTCCTTAGCTTTACAAAGCTTTGAAACACTTAGCTTTTGAATGGCGTGTAGAGGTTTCGATTCTTCAACTtgaataatctatataaataaacatGGATTGCTGTTTGTATGTCTCGAGTTAGCTTAATAacgtttcaaaatattgtttcattTGGTTAATCCGATCAAATGTAGCACATATGCTCACCCGGTTCGTCCCTCAACCTTAAAatgtataatttgaatatgttaGCTGATAATTCCTTCAACCACACGCTAGACTAGTCTAATTGTCCTTCTAACTAACTATTGTCACGTCTTCGCTGCCACATTATCCACCTTGTAACACCTTGTTACAGCTTGACCCAAGAATCGGACAACGCTTATTGTCTTCTAGGTAGGCTATTCTCCCATCTCGTCACCCGCTTCCCTCTCTGAGTTTACTCCTCTTCCTCATCCAACGGTTGCTCCCGCGGTCCATACGTTGGGCAGCACAAACCTTCCGCTCCGTCCGGTCGTATGCAGAACAACGATATTTCGATGTCTGTCGGCTCGTGCGGCACGATTCCGTGCACGTCCCGTAGCTCGGCCGTCGGGAACCACGCCGGTTCCGAATCCTCAATCACGTTGATGCCAcataacctgaaaaaaaaatcgaaggatTAGGTGGGGAAGCTTGTGCTACAAGCGCTGACGATGCTTACCGACAAATCGCCACTCCGGGAATCCAAATGATCGATACACCAACCAACAGTATGGCCACCACGATACACCAGTGTGGCCACTCCAGTTTGTCGGTGTTGCCAGTGAGGGCGTTCCATCCGGGGTAGCTGCTGCCCTCGGACGCCAGCTCGATGAAGGACGCTACCAAAATGGTCATCATGGCGATCGGCGAGATGTACTTCCAGCAGAGCATCCAGTACAGGTTCGGGCGGGATCCCGTCATCAGCTCGATGTCGTCGGCGAACCTGGAATAGTTCAGATTTTAGGTTTTCGAAATGTTAAGTTGTTCGACGGCAAACCTCTTGATTCCATAGATGTAGCTGACGCCAATGCACTCGAAGAAGGCGATGATCAGCAGTGTGTAGTTTCCTGCGAAGCTGTCCATCAGCTGGAAGATGTAGCTGCCTGCGCCGTTTGCGAAGCACATGGACAGAACGCTGCACGATAGGCAGAGAGCCTGAAGGAAAGATCAAGAACGATCGATAAGGTTCAACTAAGTGTAGATGATTCCTAGTGACTCACCCCAGTGATAACCTCTTTCGGAAGGTTGGGAAACAGCTTCATGTCTACCAGCGATGTGGTGACGCCTTCCAGTGTACCAAACTGCGAGTCGATTCCCAGCGTGAACAGCATCATGAAGAACAGTACCGCCCAGAACTGTGCCGCCGGAAACTGGTTGATCGCTTCCGTGAAGATTATGAATGCCAGTCCCGTACCGGATGCACTCTGCAAAAGCATGTTGATCAGTTAGAACTCTTTGAATCACTTCAAATGGGTAACTAGGACTACGTAGATACATGCAATGAATAACTACAGCGAATGTACAGCAATAATACAGATTACAGATATTCAGCTAGCCATGATGTAGGGCATGAGTAACTCCGACGGGTAACACATACACATATCCACAAGTAACATTGAACAACAACAACGGGGCTACAATTTGGGTAGACGGTTTGTGTTTACGTTTTCGAGCTCCTTCTGCAAATCGCAAACCGGCAGATCCGTCGTTTTGTTCGCGGCTATCAGCGCATCGCGTTCGCTCACGCACGAATCGAATATCGAAGTAGCCTGAAAGAAAGAGAACGGTTACTTGGATTGATCGCAGCAGCCTCTGGGTTTTGGACTAACCTTGAAACCGATCACGGAGAATACGACGACTCCTGCGAACATCGAAGTGCTGCAATTGGTGAAGGACACCACCAGCGCATCCCGGTAGCAGTTGTTGTTTGCAGGATTGTACGAGCTGAACGCGATCAGTCCGCCGAATGCTAGACCTAGGGAAAAGAAGATCTGTGTGCCGGCCTCAAGCCACACCACCGGTTCCAAGATCGACTCCCAGCGAGGCGTGAACAGGTGCATGACGCCATCCGCAGCTCCTGTGGAAGAAATTCTAGGTCAACGTGCGTTACAAGACTACGTTTCAAATCTTACCCTTCAAAGTGATCCCGCGGAAGAAGAAAATGATCAGCACAACGTACGGGAAGATGGCCGTCACGTAAACGATCTTGCTCGACTCGGTGATCCCTTGGACCATACACATGTACACCAAGAACCATGCGGTGATCAACGCTATCGCGACATTGTAGTTGATCGCTTCCGGTTCGTCGACGCTAGGCGAAGCCCTCAACGTCTCCCGGTACCAGTAGTACTTAGTCGGCGACGATACGACACACTCCGGTTCAATGTCGTAGGTGAAGTTTTTGTACAGTCTCTTGGGACATTCTGCCCACGGCAGCGGAGACTCGAAGCTATGCAGTAGGTAGATCAAGCACCACGCTATAATTGTATTGTAGTATAACGCCACTATGTAGCTGACGAAGGCGGACGATATCCCGATCCCTCCCAAGTACGCTGACACCTCGTGCCAAACGCCGATCGCACCCTTCCGCAACCGTTGACCGATCGCCAACTCAAGATAGAATATCGGAATTCCCTGAAGCAATAACATCACAAAGTACGGAACCAGGAAGGCTCCTCCCCCATTCTTCTGCGCTAGGTAGGGAAATCGCCAAACATTACCCAATCCGACGGCATACCTGGAATACGATCACTCGATCAATTCCCATTGAAACGTCTCTCGAACATACACTTACCCGATCGTGGCCAACAAGAAGGTCCACTTGCTATCCCAGCTTTCGCGTTCGTCCTCCGGCCGTTCCGGCACAACTGCTTCCTCCACAACGGTATCGATAACGGAAGTCTGCGACGGAAGCTTCCCTGGTGGCACTCGAGTAGTAGGCGGTGCCGAACTAGGACCCAAATCCAGGATCCTCCCCATCGGCGGATCATCGTCAGAGATGAACGCCTGATTGGTTGCTCCGTACACGACATTGCGATTGCCATTCTCAGCTCGAACCAGACGACTTCGGAGTTCCTGCGATTTCCGTCGAAAAAGCATAAATGAAACAACAAGCAATTTTGTTCAGTGCCAAATCAAACAATCGTTTATTTCGTATGTGTCACAGGGAAAGTACTGAAAACACCAGGTCTGGGATGAACCACTTCCGCTTTCTCTAGAGGGCGCATGGCAAACCGGCCGACAACTCGATTCGACGTCCCCGGAAAAGACGGCCAAGACGTATCCAGGTTCAGCTCCGCAAGCTTCGTCAAATTATCCGATGGTCGCCTTGCATAACCAGTCATTTGATACATTTCCGAAATTTTCTTCTGTGTAGCTGCCTTAATCGCAACCACTTCACCCCAATTCCCGCCGTAGTTGGTTCGAGCCTTCCGGGCCGCTTCTACCAGTGCCCGGTGCCATTGGTCCTCTAGAACGCGCGTCCGTTGTGACATCCCTTCTTCAACATAAgcttcaaaataacaaaaaaatcaacgcCTTCTCTGACTCACCCTCAACTCGAGCTCATCCAAGCTGCGAACCGTGGCCTGCTGAATCAAATCCCGCGAGCTCTGTCTGCGAAAAAGATGCGCCGTATTGGCCATGTTATTCGATTGAGCAACTCCTCGAAGtctgtctgtttgtctgtgggtgTTTGTCGCTGTTTCACACTTCTACCTCTTTCAATCTACGGGTTGCACGCGTGCACCAAAATCTTGCAGGGAAACACAAGACAGAACGAAGAAATCGAACGTGCAGCTGTACTCTAATCGACACACGGCTGGTAAGGACGGTCTCCTTCGTGGGGAGGATGGTGCTAACGGTGCTGGTGCGCTAGTGATGGTGCTTATTGTCCGCAATCACAGTCATTGATATCGCATGGCATTTGGGTGAGAATTCTTGTGCGAAAGTGCAAACAATAGTGTATTGTGCGGTCAACAGTGTGCAAAGGCGTGCTCAAAGGCTGCTGTAAGGTGCTTGTGAAAGACGGTGCTTACGATCAGTGCTTGACCAAAATGTTTGCGTAGAAGAGAAACAGTTAATTTATCGGTATGTTGTGATGCGCTCACAGGAAGTGGAGGAATGTGTaaatggtcaaacaaagataagGTAATCTGATGAAAAAATATCATGAGAAATATACGTTTCCGACGAGTTATTCCCATTTTGATTTGGCATACCCACAGTTTTGTAATAGTCAATACGACCGAAAAATTACAATCTCTGAACTCTACTTAATTTACGGATTTCCAAACTTTAGGTTTCAAATTGTCCAAGTACCGTAAACGGAGTGTTTGatctcttgaacgctctctcgccacgtaccaaacgagagagtaaatataaacattcatagggctcctCGATTgcaatgtgccacgaactgttatggttcgtaaACTGTAacactctctgaatatggttcgatcagcTTATTCGGATCGAAATCCAAACATTGTCCACTAGagtgtgtatcctttgacagatacgcgtatttcgagcTCAACTgtctgtaaggccgtcttcagagtcgtgtactagactcgacttatgcAAGTTCCTAATTTAAAGTGTGTTAAAGTGAACTCGCCAGAAGTTTTAAGCCGTTACAtaaatagaaaattaaaaatgttaaatttatgAGCATTTTGTGGAAcgtcaaatttgtcttaaaCTTTAGCTAATATCAGTTCAGTATCAGTAGACTTCTACATTTTCGATCATTTTCCTAATAATGATCCTTGTTTGGTAATAACATCGTCAATACTATAACCTACTAataaccgattccaaatctttctacattattttgaagataatttggtgcttaaatagttgaaaaattgttttaatttgttGTCTAACAAAAATACCTAAAcacataaaattgaaaagccatATTTTACAAACTTTTGCCAGTTAAACGttaatctatctatctatatagacatcaacttcatgtatcttatcctagattggtcaatcagaagaaggcgaagaatacgaaagggagaagcatcgtctgcaattcaaattatgtaaaacatactatcttcgacagattcggttcatttaagggacgaatgaccttctgattaaaatccctctgtaacaacaacaggattcggttcatt is a genomic window containing:
- the LOC5566218 gene encoding sodium-dependent neutral amino acid transporter B(0)AT3 isoform X1 — encoded protein: MANTAHLFRRQSSRDLIQQATVRSLDELELRELRSRLVRAENGNRNVVYGATNQAFISDDDPPMGRILDLGPSSAPPTTRVPPGKLPSQTSVIDTVVEEAVVPERPEDERESWDSKWTFLLATIGYAVGLGNVWRFPYLAQKNGGGAFLVPYFVMLLLQGIPIFYLELAIGQRLRKGAIGVWHEVSAYLGGIGISSAFVSYIVALYYNTIIAWCLIYLLHSFESPLPWAECPKRLYKNFTYDIEPECVVSSPTKYYWYRETLRASPSVDEPEAINYNVAIALITAWFLVYMCMVQGITESSKIVYVTAIFPYVVLIIFFFRGITLKGAADGVMHLFTPRWESILEPVVWLEAGTQIFFSLGLAFGGLIAFSSYNPANNNCYRDALVVSFTNCSTSMFAGVVVFSVIGFKATSIFDSCVSERDALIAANKTTDLPVCDLQKELENSASGTGLAFIIFTEAINQFPAAQFWAVLFFMMLFTLGIDSQFGTLEGVTTSLVDMKLFPNLPKEVITGALCLSCSVLSMCFANGAGSYIFQLMDSFAGNYTLLIIAFFECIGVSYIYGIKRFADDIELMTGSRPNLYWMLCWKYISPIAMMTILVASFIELASEGSSYPGWNALTGNTDKLEWPHWCIVVAILLVGVSIIWIPGVAICRLCGINVIEDSEPAWFPTAELRDVHGIVPHEPTDIEISLFCIRPDGAEGLCCPTYGPREQPLDEEEE
- the LOC5566218 gene encoding sodium-dependent neutral amino acid transporter B(0)AT3 isoform X2, producing the protein MGRILDLGPSSAPPTTRVPPGKLPSQTSVIDTVVEEAVVPERPEDERESWDSKWTFLLATIGYAVGLGNVWRFPYLAQKNGGGAFLVPYFVMLLLQGIPIFYLELAIGQRLRKGAIGVWHEVSAYLGGIGISSAFVSYIVALYYNTIIAWCLIYLLHSFESPLPWAECPKRLYKNFTYDIEPECVVSSPTKYYWYRETLRASPSVDEPEAINYNVAIALITAWFLVYMCMVQGITESSKIVYVTAIFPYVVLIIFFFRGITLKGAADGVMHLFTPRWESILEPVVWLEAGTQIFFSLGLAFGGLIAFSSYNPANNNCYRDALVVSFTNCSTSMFAGVVVFSVIGFKATSIFDSCVSERDALIAANKTTDLPVCDLQKELENSASGTGLAFIIFTEAINQFPAAQFWAVLFFMMLFTLGIDSQFGTLEGVTTSLVDMKLFPNLPKEVITGALCLSCSVLSMCFANGAGSYIFQLMDSFAGNYTLLIIAFFECIGVSYIYGIKRFADDIELMTGSRPNLYWMLCWKYISPIAMMTILVASFIELASEGSSYPGWNALTGNTDKLEWPHWCIVVAILLVGVSIIWIPGVAICRLCGINVIEDSEPAWFPTAELRDVHGIVPHEPTDIEISLFCIRPDGAEGLCCPTYGPREQPLDEEEE